Proteins encoded within one genomic window of Papio anubis isolate 15944 chromosome X, Panubis1.0, whole genome shotgun sequence:
- the PLXNA3 gene encoding plexin-A3 isoform X4 — protein sequence MPSVCLLLLLFLAVGGALGSRPFRAFVVTDTKLTHLAVHRVTGEVFVGAVNRVFKLAPNLTELRAHVTGPIEDNARCYPPPSMRVCAHRLAPVDNINKLLLIDYAARRLVACGSVWQGICQFLRVDDLFKLGEPHHRKEHYLSGAQEPDSMAGVIVEQGQGPSKLFVGTAVDGKSEYFPTLSSRKLISDEDSVDMFSLVYQDEFVSSQIKIPSDTLSLYPAFDIYYIYGFVSASFVYFLTLQLDTQQTLLDTAGEKFFTSKIVRMCAGDSEFYSYVEFPIGCSWRGVEYRLVQSAHLAKPGLLLAQALGVPADEDILFTIFSQGQKNRASPPRQTILCLFTLSNINAHIRRRIQSCYRGEGTLALPWLLNKELPCINTPMQINGNFCGLVLNQPLGGLHVIEGLPLLADSTDGMASVAAYTYRRHSVVFIGTRSGSLKKVRVDGSQDAHLYETVPVVDGSPILRDLLFSPDHQHIYLLSEKQVSQLPVETCEQYPSCTACLGSGDPHCGWCVLQHRCCREGACPGASAPHGFAEELNKCVQVRVRPNNVSVMSPGVQLTVALHNVPDLSAGVSCTFEEVAESEAILLPSGELLCPSPSLQELRALTRGHGATRTVRLQLLSKETGVRFAGADFVFYNCSVLQSCMSCVGSPYPCHWCKYRHACTSRPHECSFQEGRVRSPEGCPEILPSGDLLIPVGVMQPLTLRAKNLPQPQSGQKNYECVVRVQGRQQRVPAVRFNSSSVQCQNASYSYEGDEHGDTELDFSVVWDGDFPIDKPPSFRALLYKCWAQRPSCGLCLKADPRFNCGWCISEHRCQLRTHCPAPKTNWMHLSQKGTRCSHPHITQIHPLVGPKEGGTRVTIMGENLGLLSREVGLRVAGVRCNSIPAEYISAERIVCEMEESLVPSPPPGPVELCVGDCSADFRTQSEQLYSFVTPTFDQVSPSRGPASGGTRLTISGSSLDAGSRVTVTVRDSECQFVRRDAKAIVCISPVSTLGPSQAPITLAIDRANISSPGVLYTYTQDPTVTRLEPTWSIINGSTAITVSGTHLLTVQEPRVRAKYRGIETTNTCQVINDTAMLCKAPGIFLGQPQPRAQGQEPDSRSSRQLPPQLHCADRRPAVCAYCLGHTTPVRLTQPDWPAACHGAGGWPGVLAGHLAHLGRAGTDPTGHDGAGSGGRAPAAGHHSCAGGLQAQDSGRGPHPQAPAAADGQPGIPCGSGVQGRCLRWGGMWCGSWGPPSCPLTPSLHPPAFAELQTDINELTNHMDEVQIPFLDYRTYAVRVLFPGIEAHPVLKELDTPPNMEKALRLFGQLLHSRAFVLTFIHTLEAQSSFSMRDRGTVASLTMVALQSRLDYATGLLKQLLADLIEKNLESKNHPKLLLRRTESVAEKMLTNWFTFLLHKFLKECAGEPLFLLYCAIKQQMEKGPIDAITGEARYSLSEDKLIRQQIDYKTLTLHCVCPENEGSAQVPVKVLNCDSITQAKDKLLDTVYKGIPYSQRPKAEDMDLEWRQGRMTRIILQDEDVTTKIECDWKRLNSLAHYQVTDGSLVALVPKQVSAYNMANSFTFTRSLSRYESLLRTASSPDSLRSRAPMITPDQETGTKLWHLVKNHDHADHREGDRGSKMVSEIYLTRLLATKGTLQKFVDDLFETVFSTAHRGSALPLAIKYMFDFLDEQADQRQISDPDVRHTWKSNCLPLRFWVNVIKNPQFVFDIHKNSITDACLSVVAQTFMDSCSTSEHRLGKDSPSNKLLYAKDIPNYKSWVERYYRDIAKMASISDQDMDAYLVEQSRLHASDFNVLSALSELYFYVTKYRQEILTALDRDASCRKHKLRQKLEQIINLVSSDS from the exons ATGCCCTCTGTctgcctcctcctgctgctgttccTTGCCGTGGGGGGGGCCCTGGGCAGCAGGCCCTTCCGTGCCTTTGTGGTGACAGATACCAAGCTTACCCACTTGGCTGTGCACCGGGTGACTGGGGAGGTGTTCGTGGGCGCAGTGAACCGAGTCTTTAAGCTGGCCCCCAACCTGACTGAGCTGCGGGCCCATGTCACGGGGCCCATCGAGGACAACGCTCGCTGCTACCCACCCCCCAGCATGCGCGTGTGTGCCCACCGCCTGGCCCCCGTGGACAACATCAACAAGCTGCTGCTCATAGACTATGCGGCCCGCCGCCTGGTGGCCTGCGGCAGCGTCTGGCAGGGCATCTGCCAGTTCCTGCGCGTGGACGACCTCTTCAAGCTGGGTGAGCCGCACCACCGCAAGGAGCACTACCTGTCGGGGGCCCAGGAGCCCGACTCCATGGCTGGTGTCATTGTGGAGCAGGGCCAGGGGCCCAGCAAGCTGTTCGTGGGCACTGCTGTCGACGGCAAGTCGGAGTACTTCCCCACCTTGAGCTCCCGCAAGCTCATCAGTGATGAAGACAGCGTGGACATGTTCAGTCTC GTGTACCAGGATGAGTTTGTCTCCTCCCAGATCAAGATTCCCTCGGACACGCTGTCCTTGTACCCTGCCTTTGACATCTACTACATCTACGGCTTCGTCAGCGCCTCCTTCGTGTACTTCCTGACGCTGCAGCTGGACACCCAGCAGACGCTGCTGGACACAGCGGGCGAGAAATTCTTCACGTCCAAGATCGTGCGCATGTGCGCTGGGGACTCAGAGTTCTACTCATATGTGGAATTCCCCATCGGCTGCTCCTGGCGTGGTGTGGAGTACCGCTTAGTGCAGAGCGCCCACCTGGCCAAGCCTGGCCTGCTGCTGGCCCAGGCCCTGGGCGTGCCGGCTGACGAGGACATCCTCTTCACCATCTTCTCTCAGGGCCAGAAGAACCGAGCCAGCCCACCCCGGCAGACCATCCTCTGCCTCTTCACTCTCAGCAACATCAATGCCCACATCCGGCGCCGTATCCAGTCCTGCTATCGCGGGGAGGgcaccctggccctgccctggctGCTGAACAAGGAGCTGCCCTGCATCAACACT CCCATGCAGATCAACGGCAACTTCTGCGGGCTGGTGTTGAACCAGCCTCTGGGAGGCCTGCACGTGATCGAGGGGCTGCCCCTGCTGGCCGACAGCACCGACGGCATGGCCAGTGTGGCCGCCTACACCTACCGCCGGCATTCTGTGGTCTTCATTGGCACGCGCAGCGGCAGCCTGAAGAAG GTGCGGGTCGATGGCTCCCAGGATGCCCACCTGTATGAGACGGTCCCCGTGGTGGATGGCAGCCCCATCCTCCGAGACCTGCTCTTCAGCCCGGACCACCAGCACATCTATCTCCTGAGTGAGAAGCAG GTGAGCCAGCTTCCAGTGGAGACCTGTGAGCAGTACCCGAGCTGCACGGCCTGCCTGGGCTCCGGGGACCCACACTGTGGTTGGTGTGTGCTGCAGCACAG GTGCTGCCGCGAAGGGGCCTGTCCGGGCGCCTCTGCCCCGCACGGCTTTGCTGAGGAACTGAACAAGTGTGTCCAGGTGCGGGTCCGGCCCAACAATGTGTCAGTGATGTCGCCTGGGGTGCAG CTGACCGTCGCCCTGCATAATGTGCCGGACCTCAGTGCCGGCGTGAGCTGCACCTTCGAGGAGGTGGCGGAGAGTGAGGCGATCCTGCTGCCCTCTGGTGAACTGCTCTGCCCCTCACCCTCCCTCCAGGAGCTCCGAGCTCTTACCAGAGGGCATG GGGCCACCCGCACCGTGCGGCTGCAGCTTCTCTCCAAGGAGACAGGCGTGAGGTTCGCCGGTGCTGACTTTGTCTTCTACAATTGCAGCGTTCTCCAGTC GTGCATGTCCTGTGTTGGCAGCCCCTACCCCTGCCACTGGTGTAAGTACCGCCACGCTTGTACCAGCCGCCCCCATGAGTGCTCCTTCCAGGAGGGCAGGGTCCGCAGCCCTGAG GGCTGCCCTGAGATCCTGCCCAGTGGGGACCTCCTGATCCCCGTTGGGGTCATGCAGCCTCTTACCTTGCGGGCTAAGAACCTACCTCAGCCGCAGTCGGGCCAGAAGAACTATGAGTGCGTGGTGCGGGTGCAGGGGCGGCAGCAGCGGGTGCCTGCCGTGCGCTTCAACAGCAGCAGTGTGCAGTGCCAGAATGCCTCG TACTCCTATGAAGGTGATGAGCATGGTGACACCGAGCTGGACTTTTCCGTGGTCTGGGATGGAGACTTCCCCATAGACAAGCCTCCCAGCTTCCGAG CCCTCCTGTACAAGTGCTGGGCGCAGCGGCCTAGCTGTGGCCTCTGCCTCAAGGCTGATCCCCGCTTCAACTGTGGCTGGTGCATCTCAGAGCACAGGTGCCAGCTGCGGACCCACTGCCCAGCCCCAAAGACCAATTGGATGCATCTGAGCCAGAAGGGCACCCGGTGCAGCCACCCCCACATCACGCAG ATCCACCCTCTTGTGGGGCCTAAGGAGGGAGGCACCCGGGTCACCATCATGGGTGAGAACCTGGGCCTCTTGTCCCGAGAGGTGGGCCTGCGGGTGGCTGGTGTGCGTTGCAACTCTATCCCGGCCGAGTACATCAGTGCTGAGAG GATCGTGTGTGAGATGGAGGAGTCGCTGGTGCCCAGCCCACCGCCGGGGCCCGTGGAGCTGTGCGTGGGTGACTGTTCAGCTGACTTCCGCACACAGTCGGAGCAGCTCTACAGCTTTGTG ACCCCAACATTTGACCAAGTGAGTCCCAGCCGTGGCCCGGCGTCAGGGGGCACACGGCTCACCATCTCAGGCAGCTCTCTGGATGCTGGCAGCAGGGTCACAGTGACTGTGAGGGACAGCGAGTGCCAGTTCGTAAG GAGAGATGCCAAGGCGATCGTGTGCATCTCACCCGTCTCCACCCTGGGCCCCAGCCAGGCCCCCATCACACTTGCCATTGACCGGGCTAACATCTCCAGCCCCGGAGTCCTCTACACCTACACTCAGGACCCGACCGTCACCCGCCTTGAGCCCACCTGGAGCATCATCAA CGGAAGCACCGCCATCACTGTGAGCGGGACACACCTGCTGACGGTCCAGGAGCCCCGGGTCCGTGCCAAGTACCGCGGCATCGAGACCACCAAC ACATGTCAGGTGATCAACGACACTGCCATGCTGTGTAAGGCCCCCGGCATCTTTCTTGGGCAGCCCCAGCCTCGGGCGCAAG GGCAAGAACCTGATTCCCGCAGCAGCCGGCAGCTCCCGCCTCAACTACACTGTGCTGATAGGAGGCCAGCCGTGTGCGCTTACTGTCTCGGACACACAACTCCTGTGCGACTCACCCAGCCAGACTGGCCGGCAGCCTGTCATG GTGCTGGTGGGTGGCCTGGAGTTCTGGCTGGGCACCTTGCACATCTCGGCAGAGCGGGCACTGACCCTACCGGCCATGATGGGGCTGGCAGCGGGGGGCGGGCTCCTGCTGCTGGCCATCACAGCTGTGCTGGTGGCCTACAAGCGCAAGACTCAGGACGCGGACCGCACCCTCAAGCGCCTGCAGCTGCAGATGGACAACCTGGAATCCCGTGTGGCTCTGGAGTGCAAGGAAGGTGCCTGAGGTGGGGCGGGATGTGGTGTGGAAGCTGGGGACCTCCCTCCTGCCCACTCactccctctctccaccccccAGCTTTTGCAGAGCTGCAGACAGACATCAACGAGCTGACTAACCACATGGACGAGGTGCAGATCCCCTTCCTGGACTACCGGACCTATGCTGTGCGCGTGCTCTTCCCGGGCATCGAGGCCCACCCGGTGCTCAAGGAGCTGGAC ACGCCACCCAATATGGAGAAGGCCCTGCGCCTCTTCGGGCAGCTGCTGCACAGCCGCGCCTTCGTGCTTACCTTCATCCACACGCTGGAAGCCCAGAGCAGCTTCTCCATGCGCGATCGCGGCACCGTGGCCTCGCTCACCATGGTGGCCCTGCAGAGCCGGCTCGACTATGCCACGGGGCTGCTCAAGCAACTGCTGGCTGACCTCATCGAGAAAAACCTGGAGAGTAAGAACCATCCCAAGCTGCTGCTACGCAG GACAGAGTCAGTGGCTGAGAAGATGCTCACCAACTGGTTCACGTTCCTGCTGCATAAGTTTCTGAAG GAGTGTGCTGGGGAGCCTCTCTTCCTGCTTTACTGCGCCATCAAGCAGCAGATGGAGAAGGGCCCAATCGATGCCATCACGGGCGAGGCGCGATACTCCCTGAGCGAGGACAAGTTGATCCGGCAGCAGATTGACTACAAGACACTG ACCCTGCACTGCGTGTGTCCGGAGAACGAGGGCAGTGCCCAAGTCCCAGTGAAGGTTCTCAACTGTGACAGCATCACCCAGGCCAAAGATAAGCTGCTGGACACTGTGTACAAGGGCATTCCGTACTCCCAGCGCCCCAAAGCTGAGGACATGGACCTGG AGTGGCGCCAGGGCCGCATGACTCGCATCATCCTCCAGGATGAGGATGTCACCACTAAGATCGAGTGTGACTGGAAGAGGCTCAACTCACTGGCCCACTACCAG GTGACAGATGGTTCCTTGGTGGCACTGGTGCCCAAACAAGTATCTGCCTATAACATGGCCAACTCCTTCACCTTCACCCGCTCCCTCAGCCGCTACG AGAGCTTGCTCCGCACAGCCAGCAGCCCTGATAGCCTCCGCTCACGGGCACCCATGATCACGCCTGACCAGGAGACGGGCACCAAATTGTGGCACCTGGTGAAAAACCACGACCATGCCGACCATCGTGAGGGGGACCGTGGCAGCAAGATGGTCTCCGAGATCTACCTGACACGGCTGCTGGCCACCAAG GGCACACTGCAGAAGTTCGTGGATGACCTCTTTGAGACAGTGTTCAGCACAGCCCACCGGGGCTCAGCCCTGCCCCTGGCCATCAAGTACATGTTCGACTTCCTGGACGAGCAGGCCGACCAGCGCCAGATCAGCGACCCTGACGTGCGCCACACCTGGAAGAGCAACTG CCTGCCGCTGCGCTTCTGGGTGAATGTGATCAAGAACCCGCAGTTCGTGTTTGACATCCACAAGAACAGCATCACGGATGCCTGCCTGTCGGTGGTAGCCCAGACCTTCATGGACTCCTGCTCCACATCCGAGCACCGCCTGGGGAAGGACTCGCCCTCCAACAAACTACTCTATGCCAAGGACATCCCCAACTACAAGAGCTGGGTGGAGAG GTATTATCGAGACATTGCAAAGATGGCATCCATCAGCGACCAGGACATGGATGCTTACCTGGTGGAGCAGTCCCGCCTCCATGCCAGCGACTTCAATGTCCTGAGTGCACTCAGCGAGCTCTATTTCTATGTCACCAAGTACCGCCAGGAG ATTCTCACGGCTCTGGACCGAGATGCCTCTTGTCGGAAGCATAAGTTACGGCAGAAACTGGAACAGATCATCAACCTCGTGTCCAGTGACAGCTAA
- the PLXNA3 gene encoding plexin-A3 isoform X5, producing the protein MPSVCLLLLLFLAVGGALGSRPFRAFVVTDTKLTHLAVHRVTGEVFVGAVNRVFKLAPNLTELRAHVTGPIEDNARCYPPPSMRVCAHRLAPVDNINKLLLIDYAARRLVACGSVWQGICQFLRVDDLFKLGEPHHRKEHYLSGAQEPDSMAGVIVEQGQGPSKLFVGTAVDGKSEYFPTLSSRKLISDEDSVDMFSLVYQDEFVSSQIKIPSDTLSLYPAFDIYYIYGFVSASFVYFLTLQLDTQQTLLDTAGEKFFTSKIVRMCAGDSEFYSYVEFPIGCSWRGVEYRLVQSAHLAKPGLLLAQALGVPADEDILFTIFSQGQKNRASPPRQTILCLFTLSNINAHIRRRIQSCYRGEGTLALPWLLNKELPCINTPMQINGNFCGLVLNQPLGGLHVIEGLPLLADSTDGMASVAAYTYRRHSVVFIGTRSGSLKKVRVDGSQDAHLYETVPVVDGSPILRDLLFSPDHQHIYLLSEKQVSQLPVETCEQYPSCTACLGSGDPHCGWCVLQHRCCREGACPGASAPHGFAEELNKCVQVRVRPNNVSVMSPGVQLTVALHNVPDLSAGVSCTFEEVAESEAILLPSGELLCPSPSLQELRALTRGHGATRTVRLQLLSKETGVRFAGADFVFYNCSVLQSCMSCVGSPYPCHWCKYRHACTSRPHECSFQEGRVRSPEGCPEILPSGDLLIPVGVMQPLTLRAKNLPQPQSGQKNYECVVRVQGRQQRVPAVRFNSSSVQCQNASYSYEGDEHGDTELDFSVVWDGDFPIDKPPSFREHRCQLRTHCPAPKTNWMHLSQKGTRCSHPHITQIHPLVGPKEGGTRVTIMGENLGLLSREVGLRVAGVRCNSIPAEYISAERIVCEMEESLVPSPPPGPVELCVGDCSADFRTQSEQLYSFVTPTFDQVSPSRGPASGGTRLTISGSSLDAGSRVTVTVRDSECQFVRRDAKAIVCISPVSTLGPSQAPITLAIDRANISSPGVLYTYTQDPTVTRLEPTWSIINGSTAITVSGTHLLTVQEPRVRAKYRGIETTNTCQVINDTAMLCKAPGIFLGQPQPRAQGEHPDEFGFLLDHVQTARSLNRSSFTYYPDPSFEPLGPSGVLDVKPGSHVVLKGKNLIPAAAGSSRLNYTVLIGGQPCALTVSDTQLLCDSPSQTGRQPVMVLVGGLEFWLGTLHISAERALTLPAMMGLAAGGGLLLLAITAVLVAYKRKTQDADRTLKRLQLQMDNLESRVALECKEAFAELQTDINELTNHMDEVQIPFLDYRTYAVRVLFPGIEAHPVLKELDTPPNMEKALRLFGQLLHSRAFVLTFIHTLEAQSSFSMRDRGTVASLTMVALQSRLDYATGLLKQLLADLIEKNLESKNHPKLLLRRTESVAEKMLTNWFTFLLHKFLKECAGEPLFLLYCAIKQQMEKGPIDAITGEARYSLSEDKLIRQQIDYKTLTLHCVCPENEGSAQVPVKVLNCDSITQAKDKLLDTVYKGIPYSQRPKAEDMDLEWRQGRMTRIILQDEDVTTKIECDWKRLNSLAHYQVTDGSLVALVPKQVSAYNMANSFTFTRSLSRYESLLRTASSPDSLRSRAPMITPDQETGTKLWHLVKNHDHADHREGDRGSKMVSEIYLTRLLATKGTLQKFVDDLFETVFSTAHRGSALPLAIKYMFDFLDEQADQRQISDPDVRHTWKSNCLPLRFWVNVIKNPQFVFDIHKNSITDACLSVVAQTFMDSCSTSEHRLGKDSPSNKLLYAKDIPNYKSWVERYYRDIAKMASISDQDMDAYLVEQSRLHASDFNVLSALSELYFYVTKYRQEILTALDRDASCRKHKLRQKLEQIINLVSSDS; encoded by the exons ATGCCCTCTGTctgcctcctcctgctgctgttccTTGCCGTGGGGGGGGCCCTGGGCAGCAGGCCCTTCCGTGCCTTTGTGGTGACAGATACCAAGCTTACCCACTTGGCTGTGCACCGGGTGACTGGGGAGGTGTTCGTGGGCGCAGTGAACCGAGTCTTTAAGCTGGCCCCCAACCTGACTGAGCTGCGGGCCCATGTCACGGGGCCCATCGAGGACAACGCTCGCTGCTACCCACCCCCCAGCATGCGCGTGTGTGCCCACCGCCTGGCCCCCGTGGACAACATCAACAAGCTGCTGCTCATAGACTATGCGGCCCGCCGCCTGGTGGCCTGCGGCAGCGTCTGGCAGGGCATCTGCCAGTTCCTGCGCGTGGACGACCTCTTCAAGCTGGGTGAGCCGCACCACCGCAAGGAGCACTACCTGTCGGGGGCCCAGGAGCCCGACTCCATGGCTGGTGTCATTGTGGAGCAGGGCCAGGGGCCCAGCAAGCTGTTCGTGGGCACTGCTGTCGACGGCAAGTCGGAGTACTTCCCCACCTTGAGCTCCCGCAAGCTCATCAGTGATGAAGACAGCGTGGACATGTTCAGTCTC GTGTACCAGGATGAGTTTGTCTCCTCCCAGATCAAGATTCCCTCGGACACGCTGTCCTTGTACCCTGCCTTTGACATCTACTACATCTACGGCTTCGTCAGCGCCTCCTTCGTGTACTTCCTGACGCTGCAGCTGGACACCCAGCAGACGCTGCTGGACACAGCGGGCGAGAAATTCTTCACGTCCAAGATCGTGCGCATGTGCGCTGGGGACTCAGAGTTCTACTCATATGTGGAATTCCCCATCGGCTGCTCCTGGCGTGGTGTGGAGTACCGCTTAGTGCAGAGCGCCCACCTGGCCAAGCCTGGCCTGCTGCTGGCCCAGGCCCTGGGCGTGCCGGCTGACGAGGACATCCTCTTCACCATCTTCTCTCAGGGCCAGAAGAACCGAGCCAGCCCACCCCGGCAGACCATCCTCTGCCTCTTCACTCTCAGCAACATCAATGCCCACATCCGGCGCCGTATCCAGTCCTGCTATCGCGGGGAGGgcaccctggccctgccctggctGCTGAACAAGGAGCTGCCCTGCATCAACACT CCCATGCAGATCAACGGCAACTTCTGCGGGCTGGTGTTGAACCAGCCTCTGGGAGGCCTGCACGTGATCGAGGGGCTGCCCCTGCTGGCCGACAGCACCGACGGCATGGCCAGTGTGGCCGCCTACACCTACCGCCGGCATTCTGTGGTCTTCATTGGCACGCGCAGCGGCAGCCTGAAGAAG GTGCGGGTCGATGGCTCCCAGGATGCCCACCTGTATGAGACGGTCCCCGTGGTGGATGGCAGCCCCATCCTCCGAGACCTGCTCTTCAGCCCGGACCACCAGCACATCTATCTCCTGAGTGAGAAGCAG GTGAGCCAGCTTCCAGTGGAGACCTGTGAGCAGTACCCGAGCTGCACGGCCTGCCTGGGCTCCGGGGACCCACACTGTGGTTGGTGTGTGCTGCAGCACAG GTGCTGCCGCGAAGGGGCCTGTCCGGGCGCCTCTGCCCCGCACGGCTTTGCTGAGGAACTGAACAAGTGTGTCCAGGTGCGGGTCCGGCCCAACAATGTGTCAGTGATGTCGCCTGGGGTGCAG CTGACCGTCGCCCTGCATAATGTGCCGGACCTCAGTGCCGGCGTGAGCTGCACCTTCGAGGAGGTGGCGGAGAGTGAGGCGATCCTGCTGCCCTCTGGTGAACTGCTCTGCCCCTCACCCTCCCTCCAGGAGCTCCGAGCTCTTACCAGAGGGCATG GGGCCACCCGCACCGTGCGGCTGCAGCTTCTCTCCAAGGAGACAGGCGTGAGGTTCGCCGGTGCTGACTTTGTCTTCTACAATTGCAGCGTTCTCCAGTC GTGCATGTCCTGTGTTGGCAGCCCCTACCCCTGCCACTGGTGTAAGTACCGCCACGCTTGTACCAGCCGCCCCCATGAGTGCTCCTTCCAGGAGGGCAGGGTCCGCAGCCCTGAG GGCTGCCCTGAGATCCTGCCCAGTGGGGACCTCCTGATCCCCGTTGGGGTCATGCAGCCTCTTACCTTGCGGGCTAAGAACCTACCTCAGCCGCAGTCGGGCCAGAAGAACTATGAGTGCGTGGTGCGGGTGCAGGGGCGGCAGCAGCGGGTGCCTGCCGTGCGCTTCAACAGCAGCAGTGTGCAGTGCCAGAATGCCTCG TACTCCTATGAAGGTGATGAGCATGGTGACACCGAGCTGGACTTTTCCGTGGTCTGGGATGGAGACTTCCCCATAGACAAGCCTCCCAGCTTCCGAG AGCACAGGTGCCAGCTGCGGACCCACTGCCCAGCCCCAAAGACCAATTGGATGCATCTGAGCCAGAAGGGCACCCGGTGCAGCCACCCCCACATCACGCAG ATCCACCCTCTTGTGGGGCCTAAGGAGGGAGGCACCCGGGTCACCATCATGGGTGAGAACCTGGGCCTCTTGTCCCGAGAGGTGGGCCTGCGGGTGGCTGGTGTGCGTTGCAACTCTATCCCGGCCGAGTACATCAGTGCTGAGAG GATCGTGTGTGAGATGGAGGAGTCGCTGGTGCCCAGCCCACCGCCGGGGCCCGTGGAGCTGTGCGTGGGTGACTGTTCAGCTGACTTCCGCACACAGTCGGAGCAGCTCTACAGCTTTGTG ACCCCAACATTTGACCAAGTGAGTCCCAGCCGTGGCCCGGCGTCAGGGGGCACACGGCTCACCATCTCAGGCAGCTCTCTGGATGCTGGCAGCAGGGTCACAGTGACTGTGAGGGACAGCGAGTGCCAGTTCGTAAG GAGAGATGCCAAGGCGATCGTGTGCATCTCACCCGTCTCCACCCTGGGCCCCAGCCAGGCCCCCATCACACTTGCCATTGACCGGGCTAACATCTCCAGCCCCGGAGTCCTCTACACCTACACTCAGGACCCGACCGTCACCCGCCTTGAGCCCACCTGGAGCATCATCAA CGGAAGCACCGCCATCACTGTGAGCGGGACACACCTGCTGACGGTCCAGGAGCCCCGGGTCCGTGCCAAGTACCGCGGCATCGAGACCACCAAC ACATGTCAGGTGATCAACGACACTGCCATGCTGTGTAAGGCCCCCGGCATCTTTCTTGGGCAGCCCCAGCCTCGGGCGCAAGGCGAGCACCCTGATGAGTTTGGTTTCCTGCTGGACCACGTGCAAACCGCCCGCTCCCTCAACCGCTCCTCCTTTACCTACTACCCTGACCCCAGCTTTGAGCCGCTGGGGCCCTCTGGTGTGCTGGATGTCAAACCGGGCTCCCACGTGGTGCTGAAG GGCAAGAACCTGATTCCCGCAGCAGCCGGCAGCTCCCGCCTCAACTACACTGTGCTGATAGGAGGCCAGCCGTGTGCGCTTACTGTCTCGGACACACAACTCCTGTGCGACTCACCCAGCCAGACTGGCCGGCAGCCTGTCATG GTGCTGGTGGGTGGCCTGGAGTTCTGGCTGGGCACCTTGCACATCTCGGCAGAGCGGGCACTGACCCTACCGGCCATGATGGGGCTGGCAGCGGGGGGCGGGCTCCTGCTGCTGGCCATCACAGCTGTGCTGGTGGCCTACAAGCGCAAGACTCAGGACGCGGACCGCACCCTCAAGCGCCTGCAGCTGCAGATGGACAACCTGGAATCCCGTGTGGCTCTGGAGTGCAAGGAAG CTTTTGCAGAGCTGCAGACAGACATCAACGAGCTGACTAACCACATGGACGAGGTGCAGATCCCCTTCCTGGACTACCGGACCTATGCTGTGCGCGTGCTCTTCCCGGGCATCGAGGCCCACCCGGTGCTCAAGGAGCTGGAC ACGCCACCCAATATGGAGAAGGCCCTGCGCCTCTTCGGGCAGCTGCTGCACAGCCGCGCCTTCGTGCTTACCTTCATCCACACGCTGGAAGCCCAGAGCAGCTTCTCCATGCGCGATCGCGGCACCGTGGCCTCGCTCACCATGGTGGCCCTGCAGAGCCGGCTCGACTATGCCACGGGGCTGCTCAAGCAACTGCTGGCTGACCTCATCGAGAAAAACCTGGAGAGTAAGAACCATCCCAAGCTGCTGCTACGCAG GACAGAGTCAGTGGCTGAGAAGATGCTCACCAACTGGTTCACGTTCCTGCTGCATAAGTTTCTGAAG GAGTGTGCTGGGGAGCCTCTCTTCCTGCTTTACTGCGCCATCAAGCAGCAGATGGAGAAGGGCCCAATCGATGCCATCACGGGCGAGGCGCGATACTCCCTGAGCGAGGACAAGTTGATCCGGCAGCAGATTGACTACAAGACACTG ACCCTGCACTGCGTGTGTCCGGAGAACGAGGGCAGTGCCCAAGTCCCAGTGAAGGTTCTCAACTGTGACAGCATCACCCAGGCCAAAGATAAGCTGCTGGACACTGTGTACAAGGGCATTCCGTACTCCCAGCGCCCCAAAGCTGAGGACATGGACCTGG AGTGGCGCCAGGGCCGCATGACTCGCATCATCCTCCAGGATGAGGATGTCACCACTAAGATCGAGTGTGACTGGAAGAGGCTCAACTCACTGGCCCACTACCAG GTGACAGATGGTTCCTTGGTGGCACTGGTGCCCAAACAAGTATCTGCCTATAACATGGCCAACTCCTTCACCTTCACCCGCTCCCTCAGCCGCTACG AGAGCTTGCTCCGCACAGCCAGCAGCCCTGATAGCCTCCGCTCACGGGCACCCATGATCACGCCTGACCAGGAGACGGGCACCAAATTGTGGCACCTGGTGAAAAACCACGACCATGCCGACCATCGTGAGGGGGACCGTGGCAGCAAGATGGTCTCCGAGATCTACCTGACACGGCTGCTGGCCACCAAG GGCACACTGCAGAAGTTCGTGGATGACCTCTTTGAGACAGTGTTCAGCACAGCCCACCGGGGCTCAGCCCTGCCCCTGGCCATCAAGTACATGTTCGACTTCCTGGACGAGCAGGCCGACCAGCGCCAGATCAGCGACCCTGACGTGCGCCACACCTGGAAGAGCAACTG CCTGCCGCTGCGCTTCTGGGTGAATGTGATCAAGAACCCGCAGTTCGTGTTTGACATCCACAAGAACAGCATCACGGATGCCTGCCTGTCGGTGGTAGCCCAGACCTTCATGGACTCCTGCTCCACATCCGAGCACCGCCTGGGGAAGGACTCGCCCTCCAACAAACTACTCTATGCCAAGGACATCCCCAACTACAAGAGCTGGGTGGAGAG GTATTATCGAGACATTGCAAAGATGGCATCCATCAGCGACCAGGACATGGATGCTTACCTGGTGGAGCAGTCCCGCCTCCATGCCAGCGACTTCAATGTCCTGAGTGCACTCAGCGAGCTCTATTTCTATGTCACCAAGTACCGCCAGGAG ATTCTCACGGCTCTGGACCGAGATGCCTCTTGTCGGAAGCATAAGTTACGGCAGAAACTGGAACAGATCATCAACCTCGTGTCCAGTGACAGCTAA